The nucleotide sequence GAAGATAGTGAGAGCCCCCAATCCATCTGCCCACTATGTAGCCACATTAAGCTCTGACAgattcccctctagccacaggggaGGGACTCAACCAGTTGTATTGTCAGACAGAGGTCATTGTAAACTTGATGATGGTGGAAtgaaccatggcataatatgatacttggtcagtttacctccctcttgacccaacccgaAATTGctttaggctcaaatatttcttgcttgttccacgaCTGAAatatcttttgttgctttttaaatattgttggtagtcttttctttcttactctttatttttatctttttattattttctttttgttttttatttttcctgttcgGTCTCCCAACTtaggaagcacaggagtggatgcataatgaaatAACAGACGCAGTGGTttatgggtatgtgtgtgtgaagggaCGTGAGAAGCAAATAACGTAGGGTggtgagggagcattagaactgatggtAATGTATATACAATTCCTTTTAAAAACTGTGGAAGTGTGATATGAATATCATTTCAAGAGATCtactaaaaagaaaaccaaacttgacccatggttaccatgggtgaaggaggaagagcgtGTGTGCCGGGGACATTGAGTTGATGTTAATGGTGGGGAGTGATTTGGAAAGGATCTCTAATAATGGTTGCACACCACGGAGAGCATGAGCAAGGGCTGGATTGTACACGTGGAGGATGTTGACTTAGAGAATGTTTGTGTATGTTTTTTCCACGATAaaaatattacatgaataataaaaagaacaatcagagggcagtgggaaaggaggccctggaggagatgggtggacacagtgtccacacagtgggctcaaacatgacatttGCGAgcgtggcacaggaccgggtggTATTTTGCTCTGTTTTACATAGTTCCTATGAGTTGGGTCTGATTGGAGGACACCTCTCAACAACAAATGGATTGGCAAgctccatttaaaaaataattttgtacaTACTGTTTTTGAGATATTTTGTTCATGTGACAACCTTGATAGGGAGAAGAAAACTGGCCAACATTGTAGGCTGCACCAGGGCTGTACAGACGGAGAGCAGGGAGGAACCATGCCTTTGGGCAGATACACTTGGTGAAATGTTAGCACACCAGACCTTACTGTGAGCTGAGTGTGGAAACACTGGAAGCATCTATCTCAGCCTCCCACTGGCCACGTGAATGATGGCCATTAAGAACGGGTGAGGTCGCTGCTGTTTGCAGGCACAGGGAGCCAGGAGCTAGCAGGCGGCCCTCTGCGGAGCTGGCCTCGTGACCTCAGTGGTTCCCTTAGACCGTATGTGCTTGTTCTCTTACACATGGTTGCCCTAAAACTGGGACGTCCCAATGTGCTGTGCGAAAGGGGCTTGCTTTTGAACAGAGCAGCTCAGTCTTAGCGCTGAGACAACATACATGGTAACTTTAGTCGGCATGATAGAAATAACCTTCAGGCTATGAGAAGCTCGTAGTTGTTTCAGGTGAATGTTAGGGTGTGAATTGTGTCTTCTCTCCACAATTTGTTGCTAACCTCTCTAGGGCAGTGGGGCCATTTGAGAATTGGGCTTTTTTGGTAATGTTAATCAGGGAAAAGCAGTGTAGGGTCTGTTGTGAGCCAGTAACTTTGAGATATAAGAGAGCAGATTAGACAGACTGAAGAATGGGCCTCCCCCATGGGTGAAGATGGAGGCCAACCCCAGGGGAAAGGCAGGGAAGCTGCACAGAGAGGAAGACCTTGCCGTGGAGCCAGCAGAGGACAGTGTTCCCCTTGAGGACGGACTCGGAGCCTCCAGGtcaagcagtttgaaagcaccgccGCCCCGCTGAAGAAAGATGCGGCCGTGAAATGTTAGcagctcagaaacgcacaggggcagttctgccctgtctcatagggtcactaggagtctgaatccactcactggcagtggttTACATGGTGCCACTTACTTTGCAGTATTTCTATGGCAGCAGTACCAAGAAGCTGTGTGAATTTATTGTTGGCCTTTTTTTCGGTCCGTGATCCTGTTGAAGAAGCCAGGCTGCAGTAGGGTCTGCAGCACAGCCTGTACAGACACTGCTTGTCTTCTGAGGTGCAGAGATGTGCAGGCTTTTGTCAGGGGCATGCCCTAGCCTCCCCGCAGGCTGCCAGGCACAAGGCCTTCTGGCAGAGTGGCGAACCAGAGTGTTTGCTGTGACCTAGATGTGAACGCACTTGAGGAAACACGTGGTTGTACTTCTGAGCCACTAGGGACCCAGgtgatttttttctccccctaAGAAAGTTCTGTTCGGAGAAACAAAGAACTGCTATCAAAGCTTTGGGCAAATACCACTTGGCTCATTCCCAAAACAACACCCAGACATTTTCCCCTGATTGGAGACTCAGGTGCCAGAAACACCCAGGCACTGGCAACCATTCCCATAGGAACCGGGTTACTTTGAAAAGATAGTATCTCTCTTTGGCCAGCTTTGTGATTTAGTAGCTTAAACTATGTGTTCTATTCTTAACTCTGTTTCTGAATTGATTTAGGACCTTCACTAAATCATTTAATCCTTGGATTTCCCAGCTTTGCTTAACAGTGAGATGGAAACAGTAATTCTCGACACCCTTTCATCAGAAGGATGTGGAGAAGACTAACGGGTGGGCGGGCCGCGCTCCTGATTTGCTTTGAACTCATCTGCTGGGAGTGAGACTGAGCTGCTGTTTTTCAGGGCTGACCCACAGCCCGGGTGCGAAAGGGCTTGGGCTTTTCCTGGTTCCTCCCCACGTAGCTTCTGTAGTAGCGGAATGAACCAGACTTGGGGGTCTGGCCATGTGCAGTTGCCCTCTGCCTGGACAGTTGCTGCCCTCAGAGAaacgcagccccccccccccccatgacacTGCCTGTGCAGCTGTGTAGGCTGTCCCTTCGGTGCCTTGTCTCCCTGTGGTGCCCTATCATGGtctgcgccaaaggcctggggctgtcAGCCTCTCAGGCGTGGGGGTGGCAGGGGGGCTGGGCCAGTTCCAGTGGGTTAAACAGAACCTCTCGGGCTGGTCACTGTTTGGGTCTCCCTAAAAGTAGCATGGACACAGATTTCACTTTCAGGATTCATCAAGTAAATTTGAAAAGGAATTTTAAAACCTGGCTTCGTGAAGTGCTAGTAGCCTTGTTCTGTTACTGTGGCCAGTTGGCTACTGGCAGCCCTTGGTTCTGGGAAGCAGCGCTGGCGTCCATTGCAGGAGTGCCCCTGAAAGCCCAGAGCGCTGGCCTCCAAGTGGAAATGAAAACTGGTCTGTTTAAAATTTTGAGTCTCTGGCTTGGCATTTTTCTTTCATTGGCACAGTTCAACTGGGTTTCTGCTGTTTGCAAATTTCTGTTTGTATTTCCGTGAACcagaatttcttcttctttttttaaaaatcattttattgggggcttgtacagctcttatcacaatccatccatccattcactgggtcaagcacatttgtacatttgttgccatcatttcaaaacattttttttgacttgagcctttggtatcagttcttcatcatccccccccatgaacccttgataatttataaattattattttttcctgtcttacaccgaccactgtctcccatcacccactcttttgttgcccatccccctgggagggaattatatgtagatcattgtgattggttcctcctttctcccccaccttccccttcccctcctggtactgtttctctccttattggtcctcaggggtttatctaccctggattccctgtgtttccaactcttatctgtacctgtgtacatgctctggtctagctggatttgtaaggtagaattggggtcatgataatttcgggggaggaaaaagaactagaggaaagttgtatgcctgAACCAGAATTTCATCAACaggatttaaaataaattttgcaatttgggaaaagaaaaaaaccttaaTTCTTGCCCCCCAAATGAagactaaatatttatttttcaaataaaggctgagcagttagaaaaccaaaccagaatgaagggggaagtgcagagtggagacccaaggcccatttgtcagccactggagatcccctcatagaggggcttaggagaggagatgggtcagtcagggtgtgaggtagtaccgatgaagagcacagctttcccccagatcctggatgcttcctccccccaactaccatgatccgaattctatcttgcaggactggatagggaagaggttgtacactggtgcatatgagggctagaggcacagggaatccatggtggacgataccttcaggaccaggggtgtgaggggcgatgctgggagagtggaaggtgagtgggttggaaagggggaactgattacaaggatccacatgtgacctcctccctgggagatggacggcagagaagggggggaggggagggagactccagatagggcaagatatgacaaaataacaatctataaattatcaagggctcatgagggaagggggaaaaaaagaggacctgatgcaaagggcttaagtggagagcaaatgctttgaaaatgattagggcaaagaatgtacgggtgtgctttatacaattgatgtatgtatggattgtgataagagttgtatgagcccctaataaaatgtaaaaaaaaaacaaaaaagaaagaaaggaaaccaaagcaaaccaaaaagcCCATGCCATGTCTTTGATTTGTGTCAGCAGGCTTCATGGCTTTGCCACTGAGCTGATCTGCCAGGCTCCAGAGCTGGGCCTCCTGTGATGGCTCTTGTGTAGAAGTCAGTGTTGCCAGTCCCTCTTTCACGGGGGTAGAGGGGTGCACAGGGGCAGACTGTGACTCACTTTCCTTTATTGACTTGATCAGTTTCTACTGTTTTGGGGTCTGTCACTATCATCCAGCTCTTCTGTTTGCCGGAGATCTTGAAAAACTCCAGGAACGCCCGTTTTCTTAAGTCTGAATTGTTGGGATGTGGGGGGCGCCTCTTCACACTGGTGGGCCCCACGCTTCTGTTGCCCTGGTGCATGAGCCCTGAGCTGGCTAAGAGGCATGGGGATGTACATTTGAACGGGACCTTTGAATGGTTTGGTCTGCCCCAGTGTGCGTCCCCACCTGCCTCCTCCACACACACTTAGCTATGGGGGACAGCCATTCCCAAAGCTGGTTGTGTGTGAGGTGCCCAGGTGTTCGAGCCGGTGCAGCCTGGGCTGCAAGCTCAGACTTGCCTCACAGTGCACGTGCGCATACCTCAGTCCACGAGGGCGAGCGTACTTTTTTATCTGTTTTTAGAAGGTTGCAGAAATCACTTCTTAGGCAGATTTAAAAATAGCCCGTAACTCCTCATTTGTCTAAGTAGAATAGAATCTTGCTAGAATGTGCCATGATTCATATCTGTATTCTAAGATGTAATTGTACCCCATCTACAGGGGGGAGTAAATCACAACTCTTGCAACATTGGCATTAGCTCCTTTCTCTGATCATGTTCTTATAAAGAGGCTCTGTCGCCCCAGTCCTTCTTCATCCGTCTAACAACCGTGTCCGTAATGCCATCTTTGTGCTTGGACTTAAGCTTTAAACCAGATTAGACTAGGAGGAACAAGGCATTGCCTTCCATCTGATGCAAACACCATTAGGATGGAGGGACCTGTTTGACATGAGCGTGTAACCCTGTGCAACTTTTCTGATTGTGGAAGGCCTGGGAAAAGCTGCCTGGGAGGTCTTCTGttacacttgttttatattttctagGGGCCCAGAAGATACCTGTTTTGAGTTTGGTGTTTTTCCTGCCATCCTGAGTTTTCCACTTGATTATCCCTTAAGTCCCCCAAAGATGAGATTTACCTGTGAGATGTTTCATCCCAACAGTAAGTGTTTCTCGAAGTAGTTTTTATAGTGTTAGGAGTGGCACAGAGGTAACATAAAGCATGGGGAATATAGCATCTCAGAGACTTGCTTGgacctttaaaaataatattttcaatttttaacACATCATACCATTGCAGCATTGACACCAGGAGTTCATGTTCGAAAGATAGTTACTGTAGATTGAAAAACAAACGAACCCTGAAGATCTGGACACTCCCGGCCCAGCCTTTCAGCGTCTGCAGGGTTGTTACCAGGAGTGAGCGTGGGCTTGTGCCTCTGCAGCCACCACTTCCCCGCGGAGACAACCAGGAGCAGGCTCTGTGTTCAGCAGTCTGGCTGGTTAGGTTAATGGTCATGGAAGCCACCAGTTCATGTGACAGATGCCAAATAGATAATGTCCTGTGATCTTGAATAGAGTGATATTTAGGGTTGATTTTGAAAAATGGGCTACCATAATCTTATTTTGTTGAAAAAGGAGGACATGTAATTTGCATATGTAATTGGGAAGTTAAACACAAAACTgttaagtgattttttttcccctccatggtggaattttttttcctttttgtaaaTAATTTTCTCTAAAGGAAACCTATATTACTTTTAAAAGAGGGAAACATaggtcatttaaataaattatgctTATTTTAGTTGAAAAAGTTCAGTAGAAGGGAATGGAATTCCTGAACAGCTGTGGGCTTTCTTTTATAGGTGGGATTATAAAAAAGACACTGACATAGAAAATGGggtatggtttttaaaaatagcatttaGGATAATATTGCTTGTAATTTTCATctacaaggagacttcaaaaagtttgttgaaAAATTGCATAAAAAGATTGGAGTTTTCCATAAGCTTCTGAATCCCCCTCCTATTTAGTAAAAGGAAAATATTACTAATTTTTCACTTACTTGAATCCTTTTCCTATACTTACCTGCATATCAAATAGCTCAGGACTAATTTGATCTTTGAAATCATTTTTCTATGCGTAGTTTCTGAGATTTTGACTTCTCTTGGTTAAAAATAATCCCAGATTGCACACCTTCCCCCGTCCACTCCTGTGTAAATCCCATCCACCCATGCAGGCCCCACCAAGCCAGCCCCTGTCCAGAGAGGCTTTCAGCACTGCCCATGGTGTGGGGTACTTTTCCTGGGTTACTCAGTGCCGGAACCTGCTCGGAGGACTTCTCGTCCTGGGCTGCCGTTGCTCTGTGAGAATAGCGAGCGTCTCGTCTGGAGACCTCTTTGCACAGTGGGTGCTCACAAGCAGCCAGTGTCTCCAGGCTGGCAGCAGTTCGGGCTGTGAAAGCACGAGGACATTCATCGTACTGGTGTCTACTGTGGTGTCGGTGTGAAATCGCCTGTAAGAAAAAGCTAGAAAAAAGACTGTTACTTAGCTAAGAGTTCCTTGAAGAGGCCAACAATCTCAAGTTGATTAACCATAAAATACAACTATGAGGgcgatttaaaaattaaaaatggaagatTGCATTATGGCTAATAAACATTAAATGATATGCATAGGTACCAGACTAATGAACCTGGTAATGTTATTTTTAATGTTCAGACAACTATTATAAAGAATTTTTTATTACCTTGCTATAAATGGgtgctatttttattttgtaactTATTTAGTGCTTGAGCAGGGCGTGGAGGGAGCGGGGGAGACTCTGGCATGTGAAAGGCCTTGTGTAAGAAGTGAGGGCGGAGGAAGGCTGAGAGCAGACCAGTGGGGTCTTTTAGGTAGTATGAGGGTGCCATCTTTATCCTGGGAACAGTGGCAAGGCACGGAGGGGCATTTGAGAGAGTGCTCGGAGTGGTCTTCCCAGGGTCCCTGGTTGTCACGTAGAGAGCAGATTGGCGAATGCTGGAAATGCCGGGAGCCTTAGCCACGCTGCTGCTGCAGTGCTGTGCCTGCACTGAGAGAGGTGGGCCAGGGTGATGGTAGCATGCCCGGTGGAGGGCCAGGGTGCTCTTTAGAGTAGGACTCAGATCAGTGCAGAGCTGTGCACGTTACCCCAGCCCCTCAGAAACCAGTGGCAGGGTTGAAGGGTGCATTCCAAATGCCAGGGGCCAAAGGGACAGAGGGGTGAAAACCGGTCTGGCAGGTTCGGTGACTGCCTAGCACTACCAACCTGAGGAAGGGGCACTTAGAACGACACTTGTTGACCCCTCTCCTTCTGAGGGCTGTGGTggaaatggttccaagttttggGTAGGCGGAATGCATGCAAGCAGACTCTAGGCTGACACCCTGTGACCATGGCCACTGTGCTGACCGTGTCCTAAGCTCCTTCCTCAGAAGAGGACTTAGGACCAGCCTGTCTGGATGGCCAGAGGGCAGTCCCtgtgggggtgaggggctggTGTGAAAGGAATGCTATGGAGAGGTCAATGATACTGATTAACATGTCTAAATTTTTGTGGAATTCTGAGCTCACAAATGcaaataaattaaatacattaaaaatccTCTGGTATTTCTATTACAGGTTTATTGGTCCTATAATTTGACAGTTGAGTATATCCAAATAGATTTCCTTGGATCCTAAAGATCGTCTGCATCGTCAGGGTATCTTGTTAATGGTAATGCTTGACGGAGAGTTGGGGGGATTAGATTCACATACAGTTAATCTCCAGGTAGTGGTGTGGACCGTCATTTTTCTGTTAGAGTAAGTTCCTTAGGGTAATCTTGGTTCCTTCCTTTTTCTGGATTTAAAAACCACATCAAACCCACTACCAATTCGGACTCATTTTGACCCTGAAGGGCAGGGCAGAGGTACTCCGCAGGGGCTCTGAGGCTGTAGATTTTCACAGCAGCCGACTGCCTCCGCTGTCTCCTCAgcagggctggtgggtttcagctGTCAGTCTTTCTGGTAGCAACCCAGAGCttaaaccattgtgccaccaggttcTGTCGCTTTCACCCTAGCCATGTAAGCAGCCCAGTTGATGTATTTTTCAGTAGAAATAGAAGCCGTGAAAGAAAACTAGTTCTGAAAGTTGGGAATGTACCTGATTGTGCTAGATATTTTCTGTAACATCTGATTGCCAGGTGACTTTTTACTTACCCTATTTGGATATAAGGGTCTAAAAAATTCACTACAGCCCACGAGAAGTAGGCAGGCATAGAGCACCAGCAAGGACTCAAGAGGCCTGGAcaggccctggcctgaagccctGGCTTGTGATGAATGGGGCCTCATGGTGTGTGTGTCCCCGGTGTGCTCAGCTGTCTAAGCAGCCTGGGTCTGTGTAGAGTTGCTCTGCATGGTGTCGTCTCCGGTGCCTCTCGGTTCACCTTCTGTGCCGTGTTTTGACTCTGCAGTCTACCCGGATGGGAGGGTCTGCATCTCCATCTTGCATGCCCCCGGAGACGACCCCATGGGCTACGAGAGCAGCGCTGAGAGGTGGAGCCCCGTGCAAAGCGTGGAGAAGATCCTGCTGTCGGTGGTGAGCATGCTGGCAGGTATGGAGCCTGGCACACCCGCCCTTTCCTGTCGGTAGTCAGGTTTCCTCAGTGCAAAGCGTGGAGAAGATCCTGCTGTCGGTGGTGAGCATGCTGGCAGGTATGGAGCCTGGCACACCCGCCCTTTCCTGTCGGTAGTCAGGTTTCCTCAGGGACGGGTCCGTAGCCGCTCCTTGTCTCCTGTCACTAAGATTTATTTTCATTAATTGTTAACTAATTTATACCactttattttctgctttttcgtGTAATGGCACTGTAAGCATGGTGTTCATAATTCTCACCAAGGTTACAGATGGCCCAATGTTGTACATCCTGCTGTTGACCACAGGGAAATTGTGTTGGTGTTGTCACTCTTCAGTGGACATTTGAGTGCCCTTTGTCCTGGGCACACAAAACTCAGTGTGACAGACCCCATCGTTAAGGCAAGGGGAAATTCTAACTGCCAGCATCCAGATTAGGACATGCTTTGGAAGCAGTGGGGTTCTGGTCCACCCCTGGAGGAATCCGGAAGAATACGTAGAGTTCATGAGGTGCAGGATGGAGAGAGCCTGGGCTGTGGCCTGAGGCTGTGTGGCTGGTACAGGGCACTGCCAAGAGCTCAGGAGGGCTGGCGCTCAAGCTGTGTGTAGGAAGGCCACCGGGTGCACAGAGGCTGCTGCGGAAGTGTGCGGAAGACTGAGCCCAGCCTGGCAAGCTGGGAAATCCCCGAGGgttggggcactcccattgctctACCCCAGTTGCTCCCGAGAGGATCTTCCTGCAGCACGTGGGgcaccccctcccttcctgaccCCCCTCCCACGCGCCCCAGCTGCCAGGAGAAGAGCTGAAACTTGGGTCAGACTGGCCCATTGCAGAGCCGCCAGGAGAAGAGCTGAGACCTGGCCCAGAGGCTTCGTTTCTTGGTTGGACGCCTTTGGCAGGAGAGCGTGCAGGATTTGGGGTGTGCTGAGTAGGAATCCCTGCTATATGGGGTTTAGCTTGGTCAAGGACCTGGATGGAAGTaaaggtctgggcatcatctctgggTCAGGCTGATGGTGAGAGCCACAGGGTATGTAAGAAGGGAGGCTCACAAAGGGAGGGGGTGATGGAGAAGTTGAGGAAGAGAAAGGACCTGCAGAAGGCAGGGCAGCAGTAGCAGACTGCAGAGAGGCCAGAAAGCTGCCCCTGCGAGGGAGCTCCGTGGATGGGCTGCACCAGCCAGACCGCAGGCTCCCACGCAGTGGCTTGAGGTGGAGCGTGAAGTTGGGTTGGCTGTTGTGGAGGACAGGTGTTTAATAACACCGCGTACTGAAGGATAGGGAGGGCAAGCTCTGGGGAGGGCAGGTGGTTATTGCGCTTTTTAAAGTTTCTGCCAACTGGTTAGTTATACCATTCTAAAAGCTTTtggcatactttttttttttagttcagtgTGTTTTTTTTACCATTTTCCTGTCAGAGTATATGTCctatttttttacagttttattgatgcatattggtatatatcatacaattcagtagttcagtcatattaaggagcgttatacagtcaccaccacaatccactttagaacattttcgtcAATCTTGCACTCATGCTGTTAGCTCCTTATTTCTCTTCAGTCTCCCCTGACACAATCTCTCCAAGAATCTGTTAATTTAGTCactgtctctagatttacctatcctggatttcatgtagagAAAATCCTATTAAAAAATCTTAAAACTAATAataatgtaaaacagaacaacttcattcaaaatgaaagcagaacatatcaaaaactagaacaaagtttaaaaaatcattttattgggggctcatacagctcttatcacaatccatacatccatcgattgtgtcaagcacatttgtatatatgttgccaccatcattctcagaacatttgctttctacttgagcccttggtattagcttcttttttccttcccctccctccatcatgaacccttgataatttataaattattattttgtcatgtcttgcattgtccgatgtctcccttcacccactttctattGCCCGTCCCCCtagggagcaggttatatgtagatccttgtgattagtTTTCCTTTTCTAGCCTACTTTccctctactctcctggtatcaccactctcaccactggtcctgagggattcatctgccctggattccctgtgtttccagttcccatctgtgccagtgtacatcctctggtcttgccggatttgtaaggtagaattgggatcatgatagtggaggcgggggcaggggaggaagcatttaagaactagaggaaagttgtttgtttcatgctactctgtaccctgactggctcgtctcctccctgtgacccttctataaggggacgtccaattgcctacagatgggctttgggtccacactccacactcccccttattcacaagataggattttttttgttctttgatgcctgatacctcatcccttcaacattgtgtgatcacacagactggtgtgcttctttcatgtgggcttttttgcttctcggtgagatggttgcttgtttaacttcaagcctttaagacccccagatgctatatatcttttgatggtcggacaccatcagctttcttcaccacatttgcttacgcatctgctttgtcttcagctattgtgttgggaaggtgaccatcatggaatgtcagtttactATAACAAAGTGTAACTGGAACAAAtttgaaatgggtcaaaaaattttttttccagtaAATTGTTTATTTATATAATCATTTAGGTGTTAAATTTTAGTCTAATTGCATCTTTAGTAATCCAATTTCCAGTGCATGATAACAAAGCTGATCACATCCCAGGtccatggtcagagaggattccctgGAGGCTTCATCCCCTGCCCTTTTCTTTtaacctgaaacaactttaaaatgggtcaaaagggagaccaaatgataatACCTTTAACCTAATTGGCGTCTTCCGTAATCGACTTTGCAGTGTTCTCTgtttgataacaaggctattcactgGAGGCATGATCTGTGTGTGGACCCTGTACATGGGTTTTGGGCCTCTCCCTGTCacctgtagccttctgcaaatccggtgttcacaatttgaactgtgacaccattccctcctttggatttagagTCCATTCTTTACCCGAATATATATCCTCTGGACACTAAGCCATGTCCCCAGTGTTATCTTCTGTCCTTCCCCATGGCACCTGCTTGACCAGAGACCTGCCATGGCCTGTGCTCACCATGGCTTCCTGCTCTGGCTGCCTCCCTTGCCCAGCCTACCTTCACTCCACTATACCCCTGGGGTCTGCAGCCCATGGGCCTGTGGGAGGCATTTGCTGGGACCATGCAGGAAGTGGAGCATTCACGCTTGTGCTCCCTGCACCCCAGGCCGCATTCCTAGGCACTGTATCTGCAGAGAAGCCTGCTTTGATCCTACTCAGCCTGCCTCCCACCTCCCTGTTCTTCCCTCCTGGGCACTTTTCACAAGTCAGGTTGGAGTGagagtgtctgttgattggctTATTGTCTGCCTGTCCCCTGTGGTGGTCCACCGCTGAAGATAGGACCTTGCTCCTGCCCTCCAGTGTGCACCTGGGCCCAGCACCAGACGCTGTGCACAGGAAATGCTGAGCCTGTCTgagggctgcatggcagggcagACCAGGCTGCAAGGAGGGGTGGGCATTTTACTTGGGCTGCTTGGTGCTTGAGGAGCATACTCATTCTAGCAACCTTAGAAAGGAAGCCCGCACATGATGAtggtgtctcttgctctctggttggCCTGGCCATGCTAATACCGTTGCTGCTCTTTCCCCACACGCGTCATGGCGTGTAGGCATCACATCGCTCCAGTTGCCGTGCGTGGCGTTTCCAGAGCAGAGTGCAGACAGCTTGTATTGGTATTTGTAGACTCTTAGAGGTAGGGATTCTGGGAGTGGATCTTGGTGCCTGGGGAGGTACACCGGG is from Tenrec ecaudatus isolate mTenEca1 chromosome 2, mTenEca1.hap1, whole genome shotgun sequence and encodes:
- the UBE2G2 gene encoding ubiquitin-conjugating enzyme E2 G2, whose amino-acid sequence is MAGTALKRLMAEYKQLTLNPPEGIVAGPMNEENFFEWEALIMGPEDTCFEFGVFPAILSFPLDYPLSPPKMRFTCEMFHPNIYPDGRVCISILHAPGDDPMGYESSAERWSPVQSVEKILLSVVSMLAEPNDESGANVDASKMWRDDREQFYKIAKQIVQKSLGL